One segment of Variovorax sp. PAMC28562 DNA contains the following:
- a CDS encoding FkbM family methyltransferase, with protein sequence MLMEILRSAQLFARRFGVDFIPYKPGSHPIARRRRLIEHHRIDTVLDVGANIGQFGLELRRQFGYRGRIVSFEPLSAAYAKLQRAALGDVDWQVLQMALGDAQGTQTIHVAGNSESSSILEMLQLHEEAAPHSRYTGEETIRVETLDTMFDKTCGNARNIYLKVDTQGYEAQVLRGAVRSLERIDTIQVEMSLAPLYAGQVLFDDLYADLRRKGYMLVGVENNFGNAETGQLLQIDGIFRRESAAQS encoded by the coding sequence ATGCTGATGGAAATTCTGAGATCGGCTCAGCTATTTGCCCGTCGCTTTGGCGTTGATTTCATTCCCTACAAGCCAGGATCGCATCCTATCGCCCGCAGGCGGCGTCTTATCGAACACCATCGAATAGACACAGTGCTGGATGTCGGAGCGAATATCGGACAGTTCGGATTGGAGCTACGTCGACAATTCGGATATCGAGGCCGCATCGTGTCGTTTGAGCCGCTCAGTGCCGCATACGCCAAGTTGCAGCGGGCAGCACTTGGAGACGTCGACTGGCAGGTATTGCAAATGGCATTGGGCGATGCTCAGGGCACTCAAACCATTCACGTGGCGGGCAACTCCGAGAGTAGTTCGATTCTGGAGATGCTGCAGCTGCATGAAGAGGCCGCACCGCATTCTCGCTACACCGGCGAGGAAACTATTCGGGTCGAAACGCTCGATACCATGTTCGATAAGACCTGTGGCAATGCGCGCAATATTTACCTCAAGGTTGATACGCAAGGCTACGAGGCTCAGGTCCTTCGAGGTGCGGTTCGCAGCCTGGAGCGAATCGATACGATACAAGTGGAGATGTCGTTGGCGCCGCTGTATGCGGGTCAGGTGCTGTTCGATGACCTGTATGCCGACCTTCGTCGCAAGGGGTACATGCTGGTCGGAGTCGAGAATAATTTTGGCAATGCCGAGACGGGGCAGCTGCTGCAGATCGACGGCATTTTCCGCCGTGAGTCAGCAGCGCAGTCGTGA
- a CDS encoding lipopolysaccharide biosynthesis protein: MNLVVLARHLRIQPFPADTEEGRAAERYRRVSWTMLAHAASSAASMLVMVLSVSWTVPYLGAERFGAWMTIASLAAVLSFLDLGVGNGLTNRIARAASEPGANKLSQAVSGGLGVLAILSFALLLLLSFAAWLLPWQVLIKTTSDALVDEIRISVLMFAGLFAASIFTNGVLRVYHGLQRGFEVFATCVPCTFVGLLLLYIATRYHAGMPVLLLCSMVGGMLPGIWLWIQLGRKGLFRIAGWMHSTKIEKAKLLRVSLLFFVLQIGTAFGWGMDSLIISSTLGASAVAAFTLVQHMYLFATQPILILNSPLWPAYADANARNDRAFIRKTLGSAAQLTLAYSATSVGVLAFVSAPLLRYWTDGQVVPSANLVYALGTWTIAAAMASCLAMFMNGMGILRPQAVAVLIIVAVGVPLKFLVVRTAGIEAMVYVFTAFFVVTLGTLYGVLYRSQIERQLGLTFSKSDRQ, from the coding sequence GTGAATCTTGTCGTCCTCGCGCGCCATCTGCGCATACAGCCTTTCCCTGCCGATACTGAGGAAGGCCGAGCGGCTGAGCGCTATCGGCGAGTCTCGTGGACCATGTTGGCGCACGCAGCGAGCAGTGCCGCCAGCATGCTCGTCATGGTGCTATCCGTTAGTTGGACAGTCCCCTATCTCGGCGCAGAGCGTTTTGGCGCATGGATGACCATTGCCAGCTTGGCCGCAGTGTTGAGCTTCCTCGACCTGGGGGTCGGTAATGGCCTGACCAACCGCATCGCGCGTGCTGCGTCCGAGCCTGGTGCCAATAAACTTTCGCAGGCCGTCAGCGGCGGACTCGGAGTGCTGGCTATCCTCTCCTTCGCGCTGCTGCTGCTGCTGAGCTTCGCTGCATGGCTGCTGCCGTGGCAGGTGTTGATCAAGACTACCTCGGACGCACTGGTCGATGAAATCCGCATCAGTGTGTTGATGTTTGCAGGTTTGTTTGCTGCATCCATCTTCACCAATGGCGTGCTGCGGGTCTACCATGGTCTGCAGCGAGGCTTTGAGGTCTTCGCCACCTGCGTGCCCTGCACCTTTGTCGGGCTGCTGCTGCTGTACATCGCGACGCGCTATCACGCTGGCATGCCAGTGCTCCTCCTATGCAGCATGGTGGGGGGCATGTTGCCGGGAATCTGGCTGTGGATTCAACTGGGCCGCAAAGGATTGTTTCGCATTGCCGGCTGGATGCATTCAACCAAAATTGAGAAAGCGAAGCTGTTGCGCGTCAGTCTGCTTTTCTTCGTCCTGCAGATCGGCACTGCGTTTGGGTGGGGAATGGACAGCTTGATCATATCCAGCACGCTGGGTGCGTCCGCCGTTGCCGCCTTCACGCTGGTTCAGCACATGTACCTGTTCGCTACCCAGCCAATACTCATCTTGAATAGCCCACTGTGGCCCGCATACGCAGATGCCAATGCACGAAATGACCGGGCGTTTATCCGCAAGACGCTTGGGTCGGCAGCCCAGTTGACGCTCGCATATTCCGCCACGTCGGTGGGAGTCTTGGCCTTCGTGAGCGCTCCCTTGCTGCGGTATTGGACGGACGGTCAGGTTGTCCCGTCGGCCAACCTAGTTTATGCCCTTGGTACGTGGACCATTGCGGCGGCGATGGCTAGTTGCCTGGCGATGTTTATGAATGGCATGGGCATACTCCGGCCACAGGCCGTTGCAGTTCTAATCATCGTTGCTGTCGGCGTTCCCTTGAAATTTCTTGTGGTTCGAACGGCGGGCATCGAAGCCATGGTCTATGTCTTCACTGCATTCTTTGTCGTCACACTTGGCACACTGTATGGCGTCTTGTATCGTTCTCAGATCGAGAGGCAGTTAGGACTCACCTTCTCGAAAAGCGACCGCCAATGA
- a CDS encoding glycosyltransferase, with translation MSIIIPTLDVDVELRRCVDSVCLAIPDSEMREIVLVLPSSKAADAAERFPDARVVAESRPSVYSAMNDGVAASTGRYLYFLGKDDILLPAVHRVLSLLAAESPSAVFSDVYWGSKGRHRARPSRFQILVFNVCHQGIVYSREAITTHGPFMRRFRTHADHLLNIRLLWDPNLRRRVRYLAVPIAWYAATGLSSRTFDVNFVRAQPAIIGRYLGPIAAALWQPFKWFRLRWHRSD, from the coding sequence TTGAGCATCATCATCCCGACACTCGATGTAGACGTCGAATTGCGTCGCTGCGTGGACTCGGTGTGTCTGGCGATTCCCGACTCAGAAATGCGCGAGATCGTGCTCGTGCTGCCCAGCAGCAAAGCGGCCGACGCGGCCGAGCGGTTTCCAGATGCTCGCGTTGTCGCCGAGTCGCGGCCGAGTGTGTACTCGGCCATGAACGACGGAGTAGCTGCCAGTACGGGACGCTACCTCTACTTTCTGGGCAAGGACGACATCCTTCTGCCCGCGGTGCATCGAGTTTTAAGTTTGTTGGCGGCCGAGTCACCTTCGGCCGTGTTCTCCGATGTTTATTGGGGTTCGAAGGGGCGCCATCGGGCTCGACCCAGCCGCTTCCAGATCCTGGTCTTCAACGTCTGCCATCAGGGAATTGTTTATTCGCGCGAGGCAATCACCACGCACGGTCCCTTCATGCGTCGCTTTCGCACACATGCCGACCATCTACTGAACATTCGTCTGTTGTGGGATCCGAATCTGCGACGGCGTGTTCGATATCTAGCGGTTCCAATTGCTTGGTACGCCGCCACGGGGTTGTCATCCCGTACCTTCGACGTTAATTTTGTCCGGGCGCAGCCAGCAATCATTGGGCGGTACCTGGGGCCGATCGCAGCAGCACTTTGGCAACCATTCAAATGGTTCCGACTTCGATGGCACAGGAGCGATTAA